Proteins from one Hoplias malabaricus isolate fHopMal1 chromosome 2, fHopMal1.hap1, whole genome shotgun sequence genomic window:
- the LOC136676643 gene encoding FH2 domain-containing protein 1-like translates to MLGLESPGSLCGGQSEGQRGSGKEKNSDCSSCALKRGTERCSKEGVYYLKTHYSDLQRRVRTCSSEQLHHGAEIIETSFINQTVFLFKKTIFIIIIFIIRKTHQRSDRTLSIGSSHHATFIRPNNTNPTPSSFNLLSRPIIISPNTPKPTPSSFNPTPSTFNPLSRPIFISPNTPTPTPRLFTPTPSSFNPLSRPIFISPNTPKPSPSTFNPLSRPIFISPNTPKLTIISFNPTRSSVTSISPKFPNLIPSSFNLNPSSFNTIPSSSTSNPFIIICSTADTHGISSIISSQISQERVEGRHSIWTQSEEFLIDLSSLNKLFGRRQGPNIKDLRVRDHSDTHTPGRSPLERISVLEVNRSLKVGIFLHHCKRSSAEIINDVREGRSQHYSSEQLTELYKLLPDPEEEQRLRPYSGERSNLQKADLFMLHLVEIPRFRLRLQAMILQEEFDSVVTSVLESARCLTMAATELMECVELHFILRLVLKVGNYMNAGGFAGNAAGFRISSLLKLADTKSNSPGMTLLHFVAMEAVRKDPSILSYHLKLKHVEPASRLSVEAMQEEFNELQCRVTSLLQGVGNAPDLHTQTTSFLQSAQVKLCELQVEVDSLRRTQCSLLEFFCEDDDGNFKLEEACSTFLSFQQLFLRAAQENVLREQMEQWRLARLQVERKRVGNRHSIASFSALEVGLQCDNEALERVLLASEATPRRRGLGSTLRRKPQRSTLISVVEKTAENASLPKKEGIRATFLCSVAANSDANPF, encoded by the exons ATGTTGGGGCTGGAGAGTCCAGGCTCACTGTGTGGGGGTCAGTCTGAAGGGCAGAGAGGATCAGGAAAAGAGAAG AACTCTGACTGCTCCAGCTGCGCCCTGAAAAGAGGAACGGAACGCTGCAGTAAAGAGGGTGTGTACTACCTTAAAACCCact ATTCAGATCTCCAGAGAAGAGTAAGGACATGTTCTTCAGAACAACTTCATCATGGGGCAGAAATCATCGAAACGTCCTTCATCAATCAAACTGTTTTTCTCTTCAAAAAaaccatcttcatcatcatcatcttcatcatcagaaAAACACACCAACGTTCTGACAGAACCCTCTCCATTGGTTCCAGCCATCACGCCACCTTCATCAGGCCCAACAACACTAACCCCACCCCCAGCTCCTTTAACCTACTCTCCAGGCCCATCATCATCAGTCCCAACACCCCTAAACCCACCCCCAGCTCCTTTAACCCCACCCCCAGCACCTTTAACCCACTCTCCAGGCCCATCTTCATCAGTCCCAACACCCCTACCCCCACCCCCCGCCTCTTTACCCCCACCCCCAGCTCCTTTAACCCACTCTCCAGGCCCATCTTCATCAGTCCCAACACCCCTAAACCCAGCCCCAGCACCTTTAACCCACTCTCCAGGCCCATCTTCATCAGTCCCAACACCCCTAAACTCACCATCATCTCCTTTAACCCCACCCGTAGCTCAGTCACCTCCATCAGCCCCAAATTCCCTAACCTCATCCCAAGCTCCTTTAACCTCAACCCCAGTTCCTTTAACACCATCCCCagctcctccacctccaacccCTTCATCATCATCTGTAGCACAGCAGACACTCATGGAATCTCCTCCATTATTTCCAGCCA AATTTCTCAGGAACGAGTGGAGGGCAGACACAGCATCTGGACCCAGTCTGAAGAGTTTCTGATTGACCTCAGTTCTCTGAACAAACTTTTTGGACGGCGCCAGGGTCCAAACATCAAGGACCTCCGAGTCAgagatcacagtgacacacacacacctggacgGAGCCCACTGGAGAGG ATTTCAGTTCTGGAGGTGAACAGGAGTCTGAAGGTGGGGATTTTCCTGCATCACTGTAAGCG TTCTTCAGCAGAGATCATTAATGATGTCAGAGAGGGGCGGAGTCAGCACTACAGCAGTGAGCAGCTCACAGAACTCTACAAACTCTTACCTGACCCTGAAGAG GAGCAGAGGCTGAGGCCGTACAGCGGTGAGCGCAGTAATCTGCAGAAGGCTGACCTCTTCATGCTTCACCTGGTGGAAATCCCAAG GTTTCGGCTGCGCTTGCAGGCCATGATTCTCCAGGAGGAGTTTGACTCTGTCGTGACCTCTGTGTTGGAATCAGCTCGTTGCCTAACAATGGCAGCGACAG aGCTAATGGAGTGTGTGGAGCTCCACTTTATTCTGCGTCTGGTTTTGAAAGTTGGTAATTACATGAACGCT ggAGGCTTTGCCGGTAACGCTGCCGGGTTCAGGATCTCCTCTCTGCTGAAGCTGGCTGACACTAAGTCTAACAGCCCTGGGATGACCCTCCTGCACTTTGTAGCCATG gaaGCAGTAAGGAAAGACCCCTCAATCCTCTCATACCACCTTAAACTTAAACACGTGGAGCCAGCTTccag attATCAGTGGAGGCCATGCAGGAAGAGTTCAATGAGCTTCAGTGTCGAGTCACCTCTTTGCTGCAGGGTGTGGGAAATGCACCCGATTTGCACACTCAGACCACATCTTtcctacag tctgCACAGGTGAAGCTCTGTGAGCTGCAGGTTGAGGTCGATTCTCTGCGGAGAACCCAGTGttcgctgctggagtttttctgtgaggatgatgatggcAACTTTAAACTGGAGGAGGCTTGTTCCACTTTCCTTAGCTTTCAGCAGCTCTTCCTCAGAGCAGCTCag gAGAATGTTCTGCGAGAGCAGATGGAGCAATGGCGTCTTGCACGACTGCAGGTGGAGAGGAAAAGGGTGGGGAATCGGCATTCTATCGCTTCCTTCTCTGCCCTTGAGGTGGGGCTACAGTGTGATAATGAAGCTCTAGAGAGAGTCCTTCTGGCTTCTGAGGCCACACCCAGGAGGCGGGGCCTGGGGTCAACACTCCGGCGGAAACCACAGCGTTCAACTTTAATCAG tgtggtggaaaaaacagcagaaaatgcatctcttcccaaaaaagAAGGAATCCGAGCCACATTTCTCTGCAGTGTAGCGGCTAACAGTGATGCTAATCCCTTTTAG
- the si:dkey-125i10.3 gene encoding proteoglycan 4, protein MSSDVNRQAVLSNTKVRRVLKNDGSWIRRSTEQLDDGLPCMAPVSMKPLNFSKGKSSPVPEKPEQSIPTTKNPAPSSSAPEKPEHSSPIPQGPTKSNSAPEEPAKSYNIINPAPASLNPTIQSPTNPQIKPTSSGVHGRATRSYVFSALKKFEPEPTNTTAVISPVEPKNSPVKDTPAAITPVKETPAAVTPVKDTPAAVTPVKETPATFTPVKDTPAAVTPVKETPAAVTPVKDTPAAVTSVKETPAAITPVKETAAAVTPVKDTPAAVTPVKETPAAVTPVKETPAAITPVKETAAAVTPVKDTPAAVTPVKETPAAVTPVKDTPAAVTSVKETPAAVTPVKDTPAAVTPVKETPAAITPLKETAAAFTPVKETPAAVTPVKEKPAAFIPVKKTPAAVTNVKEKPSVGTPYRETPAAVTPVKEAPAAVTTVTETTAAVTPVKELPAAVTLVKETPAAVTPVKETPAAVIPVKETPAAIITEKESPAGGTHVKETPAAVTPFEETPAALTTVKDTPAVVTPYKDPPAAVTPVKETPAAVTPVKEAPAAGTTVKTSAEGAAVMEKPAAGTPVQETPATQPFDVKAPAAKSSELTMSAIESPVTKTPGVQTPATHASAVETPATRTPEVKSPVAEIAATKIPEVKTPRVPEEKIPVSSPAIKEAVVETPVARTSPPSPASKAPEVETPAINQEKPAAELRPQVCTPVSELRAEPQTGSGPSASEGKPTGGVSKSQNSAHGKVLCSFCDEAVDGNVKITLNTPSICCHPECFKCNTCSKLLGDLLFPIFHSKGRVLCEACYEKTYHHDNWLLP, encoded by the exons ATGTCCAGTG ATGTGAACCGGCAGGCAGTTTTGAGCAACACTAAGGTGCGGAGGGTACTGAAGAATGATGGCAGCTGGATCCGCAGGAGCACCGAACAGCTGGATGATGGGTTGCCATG TATGGCTCCAGTCTCTATGAAGCCATTGAATTTCTCTAAAGGGAAGTCAAGCCCTGTCCCTGAAAAACCGGAACAGTCAATCCCCACCACCAAAAACCCTGCCCCATCAAGCTCTGCCCCTGAAAAACCAGAGCATTCAAGCCCCATCCCCCAGGGCCCAACCAAATCAAACTCTGCCCCTGAAGAACCTGCAAAGTCATACAACATCATTAACCCTGCCCCTGCTTCTCTAAACCCCACCATTCAGAGCCCCACCAATCCACAGATCAAGCCCACTTCCTCAGGTGTTCATGGTAGAGCCACTCGCTCCTATGTGTTCTCAGCACTGAAGAAGTTTGA GCCTGAACCTACAAACACTACTGCAGTTATATCACCTGTTGAGCCAAAGAATTCACCTGTAAAGGACACACCTGCAGCAATCACACCTGTAAAAGAAACACCTGCAGCAGTTACACCTGTAAAGGACACACCTGCAGCAGTTACACCTGTAAAAGAAACACCTGCAACATTTACACCTGTAAAGGACACACCTGCAGCAGTTACACCTGTAAAAGAAACACCTGCAGCAGTTACACCTGTAAAGGACACACCTGCAGCAGTTACATCTGTAAAAGAAACACCTGCAGCAATTACACCTGTAAAGGAAACAGCTGCAGCAGTTACACCTGTAAAGGACACACCTGCAGCAGTTACACCTGTAAAAGAAACACCTGCAGCAGTTACACCTGTAAAAGAAACACCTGCAGCAATTACACCTGTAAAGGAAACAGCTGCAGCAGTTACACCTGTAAAGGACACACCTGCAGCAGTTACACCTGTAAAAGAAACACCTGCAGCAGTTACACCTGTAAAGGACACACCTGCAGCAGTTACATCTGTAAAAGAAACACCTGCAGCAGTTACACCTGTAAAGGACACACCTGCAGCAGTTACACCTGTAAAAGAAACACCTGCAGCAATTACACCTTTAAAGGAAACAGCTGCAGCATTTACACCTGTAAAGGAAACACCTGCAGCAGTTACACCTGTAAAAGAAAAACCTGCAGCATTTATACctgtaaaaaaaacacctgcagcagttacaaatgtaaaagaaaaaccGTCAGTGGGTACACCTTATAGAGAAACACCTGCAGCAGTTACACCTGTAAAAGAAGCTCCTGCAGCAGTTacaacagtaacagaaacaactgcAGCAGTTACACCTGTAAAAGAATTACCTGCAGCAGTTACACTTGTTAAAGAAACACCTGCAGCAGTTACACCTGTAAAAGAAACACCTGCAGCAGTTATACCCGTAAAAGAAACACCTGCAGCAATTATAACGGAAAAGGAATCACCTGCAGGAGGTACACATGTCAAAGAAACGCCTGCAGCAGTTACACCTTTTGAAGAAACACCCGCAGCACTTACAACTGTAAAGGACACACCTGCAGTAGTTACACCTTATAAAGATCCCCCTGCAGCAGTTACACCTGTAAAAGAAACACCTGCAGCAGTTACACCTGTAAAAGAAGCACCTGCAGCAGGTACAACTGTAAAAACATCTGCAGAAGGTGCAGCTGTAATGGAAAAACCTGCAGCAGGTACACCTGTACAAGAAACACCTGCAACACAACCTTTTGATGTTAAAGCACCTGCAGCGAAGTCATCTGAATTAACAATGTCTGCAATAGAGTCTCCTGTGACAAAAACACCTGGGGTGCAAACACCTGCAACACACGCATCTGCAGTGGAAACACCTGCAACAAGGACACCAGAAGTTAAATCACCTGTGGCAGAGATAGCTGCAACTAAGATACCTGAAGTAAAAACACCTAGAGTACCTGAGGAAAAAATACCTGTGAGTTCACCTGCTATTAAAGAAGCTGTTGTAGAAACACCTGTGGCAAGAACATCTCCACCTTCACCTGCATCGAAGGCACCTGAAGTAGAAACACCTGCAATTAACCAGGAAAAACCTGCAGCAGAGTTGCGTCCTCAGGTGTGCACACCTGTCTCAGAACTGAGAGCAGAACCGCAGACTGGATCAGGACCATCTGCTTCTGAAGGAAAACCAACTGGAGGAGTCAGCAAATCTCAAAACAG TGCTCATGGAAAGGTGCTGTGTTCGTTCTGTGATGAAGCTGTTGATGGAAATGTGAAAATTACCCTCAACACTCCTTCCATCTGCTGCCACCCAGAGTGTTTCAAG tgtaatacGTGCAGTAAGCTGCTGGGAGACCTGCTGTTCCCCATATTCCACAGCAAAGGGAGAGTCCTGTGTGAGGCCTGTTATGAGAAAACTTATCACCATGACAACTGGCTCCTCCCCTAA